A region of Eschrichtius robustus isolate mEscRob2 chromosome 19, mEscRob2.pri, whole genome shotgun sequence DNA encodes the following proteins:
- the NKPD1 gene encoding NTPase KAP family P-loop domain-containing protein 1, with amino-acid sequence MPAPHPLPPPPMFTFIASGGITHLDSARLCHLLPDVAGTPAAMSQHCTIHFAKGALPPRNPAKHYFLDRELGHQKDILTEDDVYCSCLAKTLCHVPVPVTVGFYAPFGCRLHMMLDKIMVLMQQEATQCEAKELQRMQWQPRPVQGWGFSKLLWYLVFLQPIITEVHLRRKNVKFLFIRFSAWQYAGTDKLWAGLVTTLCEGIRQQYGALPFSLYSVLGKKAATRPGCRQREWHCRRQLCLTVLALLAALSLGMSLLYLSMGSHTLSHGNLFRAFGGAATTLSSSGLLMAVYSVGKRLFVSQRKRIERLVLREKFGSHLGFMCEVKKEVRLLTDFLCFLEIYQRRRLRVVLEITGLDTCYPERVVGVLNAINTLLSDSHAPFIFILVVDPSILASCLENACSMKGTADNGYLFLNRTITLPFSVPIMGHRTKLQFLHDAVRSRDDLLYREMTSNVRSLGEGGVGGGGGDVEPLLEMEEQARAERAQSVLEVQAARSIQEALCCLHDEGDCLFEYVPDNVVSMRRIVNTVPITVRLLQQQQGDFGGLSPRQAVAWVVLANQWPCRLSWVLQCLEDRQQAGGASEACARLWDVFCDHSLELHTMTETLQKVLDLDGDPELFHRFLGADFPFTVAEAQRLLRCTVNLDHSIRRRMGLIRAVSTLKSPRPPESPARKAPHTASGANHAPAPGAAWAGQAPAHACEAHQPPGTGASPDPWPECPSLGVSLAQVGLEWKTLGAAEGNTSFCPDESIAGLTRPKAQGPVSGMRPVVATFPR; translated from the exons ATGcctgcaccccaccccctgccgccaCCTCCAATGTTTACATTCATAGCATCCGGGGGCATCACCCATCTGGACTCTgccaggctctgccacttgctgccTGATGTGG caggcACCCCGGCCGCCATGAGCCAGCACTGCACCATCCACTTCGCCAAGGGTgccctgccaccccggaaccccGCCAAGCACTACTTCTTGGACAGGGAATTGGGGCACCAAAAAG ATATCCTGACAGAGGATGACGTCTACTGCAGCTGCCTGGCCAAGACTCTCTGCCACGTGCCTGTCCCTGTGACCGTGGGTTTCTATGCCCCCTTTGGCTGCCGTTTGCACATGATGCTGGACAAGATCATGG TGCTGATGCAGCAGGAGGCGACCCAGTGTGAGGCCAAGGAGCTGCAGCGCATGCAGTGGCAGCCGCGGCCCGTGCAGGGCTGGGGCTTCTCGAAGCTGCTGTGGTACCTGGTGTTCCTGCAGCCCATCATCACCGAGGTGCATCTGCGGCGCAAGAACGTCAAGTTCCTCTTCATCCGCTTCAGCGCCTGGCAGTACGCGGGCACTGACAAGCTGTGGGCCGGCCTGGTGACCACGCTGTGCGAGGGCATCCGCCAACAATACGGCGCACTGCCCTTCAGCTTGTACTCGGTGCTGGGCAAGAAGGCGGCCACGAGGCCGGGCTGCCGCCAGCGCGAGTGGCACTGCCGGCGCCAACTGTGCCTGACAGTGCTGGCACTGCTGGCGGCGCTCAGCCTGGGCATGAGCCTGCTCTACCTGTCGATGGGCTCCCACACGCTAAGCCACGGCAACCTGTTCCGGGCATTCGGCGGCGCGGCCACCACACTTTCGAGCTCCGGGCTGCTCATGGCCGTGTACTCGGTGGGCAAGCGCCTGTTCGTGAGCCAGCGCAAGAGAATTGAGCGGCTGGTGTTGCGCGAGAAGTTCGGCAGCCATCTGGGCTTCATGTGCGAGGTGAAGAAGGAGGTGAGGCTGCTCACCGACTTCCTGTGCTTCCTGGAGATCTACCAGCGGCGCCGGCTGCGCGTCGTGCTCGAGATCACAGGGCTGGACACGTGCTACCCGGAGCGCGTGGTGGGCGTGCTGAACGCCATCAACACGCTGCTGTCCGACAGCCACGCGCCCTTCATTTTCATCCTGGTGGTGGACCCCAGCATCCTGGCCTCGTGCCTCGAGAACGCCTGCTCCATGAAGGGCACGGCCGACAACGGTTACCTCTTCCTCAACCGCACCATCACGCTACCCTTCTCCGTGCCCATCATGGGCCATCGCACCAAACTGCAGTTCCTGCACGATGCGGTGCGAAGCCGCGACGACCTGCTCTATCGCGAGATGACAAGCAACGTGAGGTCGCTGGGCGAGGGCGGggtcgggggcgggggcggggacgtCGAGCCTCTCCTGGAGATGGAGGAGCAGGCCCGGGCCGAGAGAGCGCAAAGCGTCCTGGAAGTCCAGGCGGCTCGCAGCATCCAGGAGGCGCTCTGCTGCCTGCACGACGAGGGCGACTGCCTCTTCGAGTACGTGCCCGACAACGTGGTGTCCATGCGGCGCATCGTCAACACCGTGCCCATCACCGTGCGCCTGCTGCAACAGCAGCAGGGGGACTTCGGGGGCCTCTCGCCGCGCCAGGCCGTGGCTTGGGTCGTGCTCGCCAACCAGTGGCCGTGCCGTCTCAGCTGGGTTCTGCAGTGCCTGGAGGACCGGCAGCAGGCCGGGGGCGCGTCTGAAGCCTGCGCGCGCCTCTGGGACGTGTTTTGCGACCACAGCCTCGAGCTGCACACCATGACCGAGACCCTGCAGAAGGTGCTCGACCTGGACGgcgaccccgagcttttccatcGCTTCCTGGGCGCTGACTTCCCCTTCACCGTGGCCGAGGCGCAGAGGCTCCTGCGCTGCACCGTCAACCTGGACCACTCCATCCGCCGCCGCATGGGCCTCATCCGGGCCGTCAGCACGCTCAAGTCGCCCCGCCCGCCCGAGTCCCCTGCCCGCAAAGCCCCGCACACCGCCAGCGGAGCCAACCACGCCCCCGCCCCCGGGGCGGCCTGGGCAGGCCAGGCTCCTGCGCATGCATGCGAAGCCCACCAACCCCCCGGGACGGGGGCAAGTCCAGACCCATGGCCTGAGTGCCCTTCACTTGGGGTCAGTCTAGCCCAGGTGGGCCTTGAATGGAAGACCTTGGGCGCAGCAGAGGGCAACACTTCCTTTTGCCCAGATGAGAGCATAGCGGGCCTAACCAGGCCCAAGGCCCAGGGTCCAGTGTCCGGAATGAGGCCTGTGGTGGCCACATTCCCCAGGTGA
- the TRAPPC6A gene encoding trafficking protein particle complex subunit 6A, translating into MADAVLFEFLHTEMVAELWAQDPDPGPGGQKVSLSVLEGMGFRVGQALGERLPRETLAFREELDVLKFLCKDVWAAVFQKQMDSLRTNHQGTYVLQDNSFPLLIRMASGLQYLEEAPKFLAFTCGLLRGTLSTLGIKSLVTASVAALPACKFQVVIQRS; encoded by the exons ATGGCTGACGCGGTACTGTTCGAGTTTCTGCACACGGAAATGGTAGCGGAGCTGTGGGCGCAAGATCCGGACCCCGGTCCCGGG GGACAGAAGGTGAGCCTGTCGGTCCTGGAGGGCATGGGCTTCCGcgtgggccaggccctgggcgAGAG gctgccCCGGGAGACGCTAGCCTTCAGGGAGGAGCTGGACGTCCTCAAGTTCCTATGCAAAGACGTGTGGGCGGCCGTGTTCCAGAAGCAGATGGACAGCCTGCGCACCAATCACCAG ggGACCTACGTCCTGCAGGACAACAGCTTTCCCCTTCTCATCCGGATGGCCTCGGGTCTGCAGTACCTGGAGGAAGCGCCCAAG TTCCTGGCCTTCACCTGCGGCCTCCTACGTGGCACCCTCAGCACCCTGGGCATCAAGAGCCTGGTCACCGCCTCCGTGGCAGCCCTGCCCGCCT GTAAGTTCCAGGTGGTGATCCAGAGATCCTGA
- the BLOC1S3 gene encoding biogenesis of lysosome-related organelles complex 1 subunit 3 gives MASQSRRRRPLRRPETVVPGEAAETDSELSASSSEEEELYLGPSGPTRGRPTGLRVAGEAAETDSDSEPEPKAAPRDLPPLVVQRETAGEAWGEEEAPAPAPARSLLQLRLAESQARLDHDVAAAVSGVYRRAGRDVAALAGRLAAAQAAGLAAAHSVRLARGDLCALAERLDIVAGCRLLPDIRGVPGTEPEQDPGPRA, from the coding sequence ATGGCGTCCCAGAGTCGTCGGCGGAGGCCGCTGCGGAGGCCTGAGACGGTGGTGCCGGGGGAGGCGGCCGAGACGGACTCGGAGCTCTCTGCGTCCTCgtcggaggaggaggagctgtACCTGGGCCCGTCGGGCCCGACGCGCGGCCGCCCCACGGGACTGCGGGTGGCCGGGGAGGCCGCGGAGACCGACTCGGACTCGGAGCCGGAGCCGAAGGCCGCTCCGAGGGATCTGCCTCCGCTCGTGGTGCAGCGGGAGACTGCCggggaggcctggggagaggaggaggcccCGGCGCCCGCCCCCGCGCGTTCGCTGCTGCAGCTCCGGCTGGCTGAGAGCCAGGCGCGGCTGGACCACGACGTAGCGGCCGCGGTGAGCGGCGTGTACCGCCGCGCGGGCCGTGACGTGGCCGCCCTGGCCGGTAGGCTGGCGGCTGCCCAGGCGGCGGGATTGGCAGCGGCCCACAGCGTGCGCCTGGCGCGGGGGGACCTCTGCGCGCTGGCCGAGCGCCTGGACATCGTGGCCGGCTGCCGCCTGCTGCCCGACATCCGCGGCGTGCCGGGCACCGAGCCCGAACAAGACCCGGGACCGCGAGCCTAG
- the PPP1R37 gene encoding protein phosphatase 1 regulatory subunit 37 has protein sequence MEVPPQEAPPGPGADGEAEEAPAEAPSPSPASPPADGRLKAAAKRVTFPSDEDIVSGAVEPKDPWRHAQNVTVDEVLGAYKQACQKLNCRQIPKLLRQLQEFTDLGHRIDCLDLKGEKLDYKTCEALEEVFKRLQFKVLDLEQTNLDEDGASALFDMIEYYESATHLNISFNKHIGTRGWQAAAHMMRKTSCLQYLDARNTPLLDHAAPFVARALRIRSSLAVLHLENASLSGRPLMLLATALKMNMTLRELYLADNKLNGLQDSAQLGNLLKFNCSLQILDLRNNHVLDSGLAYICEGLKEQRKGLATLVLWNNQLTHTGMAFLGMTLPHTHSLETLNLGHNPIGNEGVRNLKNGLIGNRSVLRLGLASTKLTCEGAVAVAEFIAESPRLLRLDLRENEIKTGGLMALSLALKVNHSLLRLDLDREPKKEAVKSFIETQKALLAEIQNGCKRNFVLAREREEKEQRLQLSASMPEITVTEPQPDDPGPGEGPASGAQENGAPGPGAGPDSDSDSDSEGDEGEEEDGERAEAPCPALVPPTDSLAPGDRSPPGCPSSPTEQRISVSSPGRGHKVFVVTRVESPPERAEPPVPPASPSPPAPPCPPSPPASSFLPTSPARTPAEAVNTRDPGSSEPQPQPEPPQSGLPLPNGLKPEFALALPPEPPPGPEAKVGSCGLEHELSCPKNEKELEELLLEASQESGQETL, from the exons CCCAGAATGTGACCGTGGATGAGGTCCTTGGTGCCTACAAGCAGGCCTGCCAGAAGCTAAACTGCAGGCAGATCCCCAAGCTCCTCAGGCAGCTCCAG GAGTTCACGGACCTCGGGCACCGTATTGACTGTCTGGACCTGAAAG GTGAGAAGCTCGACTACAAGACCTGCGAGGCCCTGGAAGAGGTCTTCAAGAGGCTGCAGTTCAAGGTCTTGGATCTGGAGCAGACGAACCTGGACGAAGAT GGTGCCTCAGCCCTCTTCGACATGATCGAGTACTATGAGTCGGCCACCCACCTCAACATCTCCTTCAACAAGCACATCGGCACCCGGGGCTGGCAGGCCGCTGCCCACATGATGCGCAAG ACAAGCTGCCTGCAGTACCTGGACGCCCGCAACACGCCCCTGCTGGACCACGCGGCGCCCTTCGTGGCGCGCGCCCTGCGCATCCGCAGCAGCCTGGCGGTGCTACACCTGGAGAATGCCAGCCTGTCAGGGCGGCCCCTCATGCTGCTCG CCACGGCCTTGAAGATGAACATGACTCTGCGGGAGCTGTACCTGGCCGACAACAAGCTCAACGGCCTGCAGGACTCGGCCCAGCTGGGCAACCTGCTCAAGTTCAACTGCTCCCTGCAGATCCTGGACCTCCGTAACAACCACGTACTGGACTCAG GTCTGGCCTACATCTGCGAGGGCCTCAAGGAGCAGAGGAAGGGGCTGGCGACGCTGGTGCTGTGGAACAACCAGCTCACGCACACGGGCATGGCCTTTCTGGGCATGACGCTG CCGCACACACACAGCCTGGAGACGCTGAACCTGGGCCACAACCCCATCGGGAACGAGGGCGTGCGGAACCTCAAGAACGGCCTCATCGGCAACCGCAGCGTGCTGCGCCTCGGCCTGGCCTCCACCAAGCTCACGTGCGAGG GCGCGGTGGCGGTGGCGGAGTTCATCGCCGAGAGCCCCCGCCTCCTGAGACTGGACCTTCGGGAGAACGAGATCAAGACGGGCGGGCTCATGGCACTGTCGTTGGCCCTCAAGGTGAACCACTCTCTGCTGCGCCTGGACCTTGACCGCGagcccaagaaggaggcg GTGAAGAGCTTCATCGAGACGCAGAAGGCGCTGCTTGCTGAGATCCAGAACGGCTGCAAGCGCAACTTCGTGCTGGCACGGGAGCGGGAGGAGAAGGAGCAGCGCCTGCAGCTGTCGGCCTCCATGCCCGAGATCACCGTCACCGAGCCCCAGCCAGACGACCCCGGGCCCGGGGAGGGGCCCGCCAGCGGGGCGCAGGAGAACGGGGCCCCCGGCCCCGGCGCCGGGCCGGACTCAGACTCAGACTCAGACTCCGAGGGGgacgagggggaggaggaggatggggagagggctgaggccccctgccccgccctggTGCCCCCCACGGACTCCCTGGCCCCTGGGGACAGGAGCCCCCcaggctgcccctcctcccccactgagCAGCGCATTTCCGTGTCCAGCCCGGGCCGGGGCCACAAAGTGTTTGTGGTGACCCGGGTGGAGAGTCCACCCGAGAGGGCAGAGCCTCCCGTGCCACCcgcctctccttccccacctgccCCTCCTTGTCCTCCATCGCCACCTGCCTCGTCCTTCCTGCCCACCTCACCTGCCCGGACGCCAGCCGAGGCCGTCAACACTCGGGACCCAGGATCGTCTGAGCCTCAGCCACAGCCGGAGCCGCCCCAGTCAGGGCTACCGCTGCCCAACGGCCTGAAGCCCGAGTTCGCTCTCGCACTGCCCCCGGAGCCGCCCCCAGGGCCCGAGGCCAAGGTGGGCAGCTGTGGCCTGGAACACG AGCTGAGCTGCCCTAAGAACGAGAAGGAGCTCGAGGAGCTGCTTCTGGAAGCCAGTCAGGAATCTGGGCAGGAGACACTGTGA